One Leishmania major strain Friedlin complete genome, chromosome 29 DNA segment encodes these proteins:
- a CDS encoding conserved hypothetical protein (previous protein_id=AAZ09594.1) — translation MPRIKKPRNKGVTYKLVPRSYGDADGEDQGPLWVSEAELFRRHQSAVPAEDEDAARRQFNMYAVAANAEFNDERRRRRAEEGEDDACGVYDDGEADAEEGAYEEEYYDEEGEYHDEHGEEDGEWVDGDWMDEEKPEAPHLRAPTQKAALPPTSAADPALASSCPPAAAACPRDEEGHGSEVAGEADEEQEEEKLFDGEVEGEVTDDFLRQLVFGSGGSGEGDEDADDWDGLDEEDSEMWRLLTDDEKAAIKASRRRGTARRRRVVAAAVGEEGGLSRTHAADGTEYPTHDTTQRALDRQFTEMMHEFDADARLNDAYTDDPRTHGALPMDKYLTALEEFVASRAGIDVETAEPHKNKGLIQQLKYLSYHAGAFDSDARGVYMTTILPEKQQRFVEEFQKGTEEIRRAARMRLAIRNAGATAAATAAAVASPSDQVAVLSSPSEGDGTTGEEEEELIVMEMKSKADRLDCETAISALSTYYNQPNVIQAPRRSAQARRVKKAPVSRCGGELTDAETENTDSHRNGGADTTTTTVVRGDMISAGATPSNSGSGNTATSIISSSAKKGANAVQVCKPTCASDSEGTAPADRAHRGVDVVLTVRRKDETKEEKMTRRQAVKAAQRERRQAKSALKHTYKEVESEELRRSATSQAARRTVHFM, via the coding sequence ATGCCGCGCATCAAGAAGCCGCGTAACAAGGGTGTCACCTACAAGCTGGTGCCCCGCTCGTATGGCGATGCTGATGGCGAGGACCAGGGCCCTTTGTGGGTGAGCGAGGCGGAGCTCTTTCGCCGACACCAGAGCGCCGTTCCTGCCGAAGATGAAGACGCGGCGCGACGCCAGTTTAACATGTATGCCGTtgccgcgaacgccgagtTCAACGacgagcgtcgccgtcgccgtgccgAGGAAGGTGAGGACGACGCGTGTGGCGTGTACGACGATGGAGAGGCGGATGCAGAGGAGGGAGCGTATGAGGAGGAGTATTATGACGAAGAAGGCGAGTACCACGACGAgcacggcgaggaggacggtgaGTGGGTCGACGGTGACTGGATGGACGAGGAGAAGCCAGAGGCCCCACACCTGCGAGCGCCAACGcagaaggcggcgctgccgcccactTCTGCTGCTGACCCAGCGTTGGCGTCTAGCTGCCcaccggcggccgccgcttgcccgcgcgacgaggagggccACGGGAGCGAGGTGGCTGGTGAGGCCGACGAagagcaagaggaggagaagctcTTTGATGGCGAGGTAGAAGGTGAGGTGACGGACGACTTCCTGCGCCAGCTTGTCtttggcagcggtggcagtggcgagggcgacgaggATGCCGACGACTGGGACGGACTCGACGAGGAAGATAGCGAGATGTGGCGGTTGCTGACGGACGACGAGAAGGCGGCCATCAAGGCTTCACGCCGGCGCGGCACggcacggcgacgccgcgttgtcgccgcagcggttggcgaggagggagggctgAGCCGCACTCACGCGGCCGACGGGACGGAGTATCCGACGCACGACACCACCCAGCGGGCGTTGGATCGGCAGTTCACGGAGATGATGCACGAGTTTGATGCCGATGCGCGACTCAACGACGCCTACACCGATGACCCTCGTAcgcacggcgcgctgccgatgGATAAGTACCTCACTGCCTTGGAGGAGTTTGTGGCAAGCAGGGCTGGCATAGATGTCGAGACTGCAGAGCcgcacaaaaacaaaggcCTCATTCAGCAGCTCAAGTACCTCTCATACCACGCCGGCGCCTTCGACTCGGACGCGCGCGGTGTTTACATGACGACGATACTGccagagaagcagcagcgtttTGTGGAGGAATTTCAGAAAGGCACTGAAGAGATACGCCGtgccgcgcgcatgcgcttgGCAATACGCAACGctggcgccactgccgccgctactgctgctgcggtggcatCGCCGTCGGACCAGGTAGCTGTCCTGTCCTCGCCTTCAGAGGGAGACGGCACGACcggcgaagaagaggaggagctgatTGTCATGGAGATGAAGTCAAAGGCGGATCGACTGGACTGCGAGACGGCCATCAGCGCGCTCTCGACGTACTACAATCAGCCAAACGTGATTCAAGCACCGCGCCGCtctgcgcaggcgcgcagAGTGAAGAAGGCGCCAGTATCGCGTTGCGGCGGCGAGCTAACAGACGCAGAGACCGAGAACACTGATAGCCACCGtaacggcggcgccgacaccaccaccacgacagTGGTGAGGGGGGACATGATCAGCGCCGGGGCTACGCCtagcaacagcggcagcggcaacaccgCTACTAGTATCATCAGCAGCTCTGCCAAGAAGGGCGCCAATGCGGTGCAGGTGTGTAAGCCGACCTGCGCCTCTGACAGCGAGGGCACTGCACCGGCAGACAGAGCGCACCGAGGCGTCGATGTTGTGCTCACGGTTCGTCGTAAGGACGAAACCAAAGAGGAGAAAATGACGCGCCGGCAGGCTGTGAAGGCTGCACAGCGCGAGCGTCGGCAAGCAAAGAGCGCCCTCAAGCACACTTACAAGGAGGTGGAGTCGGAAGAGCTGAGGCGGTCTGCTACCTCGCAGGCGGCGCGTCGTACCGTCCACTTTATgtga
- a CDS encoding putative RNA binding protein (previous protein_id=AAZ09595.1) — MPQMTENICSVQGAGNTAPQADSPCHSVSSALPATNGLVSNDLTNSSFSEHPLSESSGGVLAQPQISGNVADFQNFLDEPSNWEWAVNALSVEPGHSDRNIFVSKLPPTFKDADLQELFENFGPVVSAKVMLNVKTGISKETGFVKFTSYKDALRARAFFRLRLASSPTTPAMPEVVTQWAQNKHDGGLYGERCQQVRKLFIRNVPARITQADMRVFVSQFGNVSDVSVHSDTYDAPPASPPGRGRRLKQMSPSEGTEGEEAEASRPGPGPEEHETIICFVTFAEAGAAMRACREIHNTTPFDSCNGVPLMAKLAEDNSSRHARRHHGASVAKAVPASWGACAPLCDGSSTYSSAYSSEAHTPLTCTVGYHRISHPSQVSVSQHQQQQYSAASNCVMQPPPPPTLSASYVNTDLSPVHRSHPSTPQYPSQSAQHASFGIPAPRRTFQQRSAAMSPASAVPPAAVITPSSPSILSTTMSPTAPQQPHSTRTRHVPLPPALSMEATESGLANVAIPTTTTSTPSSPPHAADVYAHTPLRIGRETPVQTPRRRQSPPSATQMGNYLSDAYTAVHTPYTGHQHQQRRLPMNHGDVQGAYHANGDFYQEYSYSDPMELNMHPISSSASSEAVHEYGNTGGAELSAYRACDNQRDVAPLWQRRMERHIATTVCSAAVAALAGVPHLSPCAAYGAPLAYASAEGALSMGAAMQPEVCETTSSPQTKSAVPSPYVLYPPAVVVNSGSRTKTPRSGVSGSVRYRNNPYSMRLVRTVALDSSPCVDS; from the coding sequence ATGCCACAGATGACGGAGAACATCTGCAGCGTGCAGGGCGCTGGCAACACCGCGCCGCAGGCGGACAGCCCATGCCACTCCGTATCCTCTGCGCTCCCAGCTACCAACGGCCTGGTCTCCAATGACCTCACCAACTCGTCCTTCTCGGAGCACCCATTGAGCGAGTCGAGTGGCGGTGTCTTGGCCCAGCCGCAGATTTCTGGTAACGTTGCTGACTTCCAGAACTTTCTCGATGAGCCGAGCAATTGGGAGTGGGCAGTGAATGCCCTATCCGTGGAGCCCGGGCACAGCGATCGCAACATCTTTGTCTCGAAGCTGCCGCCCACCTTCAAGGATGCGGATCTGCAGGAGCTGTTCGAGAACTTTGGCCCCGTGGTGTCGGCCAAGGTGATGCTGAACGTGAAGACGGGGATCTCCAAGGAGACCGGCTTTGTGAAGTTCACGAGCTACAAGGACGCACTGCGTGCCCGCGCTTTTTTTCGACTCCGCCTGGCCTCCTCGCCGACCACGCCTGCAATGCCGGAGGTAGTGACGCAATGGGCGCAGAACAAGCACGACGGCGGCCTCTACGGCGAGCGATGCCAGCAGGTGCGCAAGCTGTTCATCCGAAACGTTCCGGCGCGCATCACGCAGGCGGATATGAGGGTGTTTGTCAGCCAATTCGGAAACGTGAGTGACGTCTCGGTGCACAGCGATACATATGACGCTCCACCGGCCTCCCCCCCtgggcgagggcggcgcctGAAGCAGATGTCTCCCTCCGAGGGCACcgaaggggaggaggcagaggcgtCGCGCCCAGGCCCTGGGCCGGAGGAGCACGAGACGATAATCTGTTTTGTGACCTTTGCGGAGGCCGGGGCAGCGATGCGGGCGTGCCGCGAGATCCACAACACAACACCGTTTGATTCCTGCAACGGGGTGCCGCTGATGGCCAAGCTGGCGGAGGATAACAGCTCTCGTCACGCCCGGCGCCACCACGGCGCATCTGTGGCGAAGGCTGTGCCCGCCTCGTggggcgcatgcgcacccttgtgcgacggcagcagcacctacAGCAGCGCCTACAGCAGcgaggcacacacgcccctcaCCTGTACGGTCGGCTATCACCGCATCAGCCATCCGTCTCAGGTGTCGGTGTcacagcatcagcagcagcagtacagcGCCGCTTCTAACTGCGTCATGCAGCCAcccccgccgccgacgctgtcGGCAAGTTACGTGAACACAGACTTGTCGCCTGTGCACCGCAGCCATCCATCGACGCCGCAATACCCTTCGCAGAGTGCACAGCACGCTAGCTTCGGCATTCCGGCCCCGCGCCGGACTTttcagcagcgcagcgccgccatgtCCCCAGCGTCGGCTgtgccgccagcagcggtcatcacgccttcctctccttccaTCCTCTCCACGACGATGTCGCCCACTGCTCCACAGCAGCCCCACTCGACTCGCACTCGCcacgtgccgctgccgccggcgctctCCATGGAAGCGACCGAGAGCGGGTTGGCGAACGTGGCGATcccgaccaccaccacgtccACCCCAAGCTCGCCGCCCCACGCCGCTGACGtctacgcacacacgccgctcCGCATCGGTAGGGAGACACCTGTGCagacgccacgccgccgacaAAGCCCCCCATCTGCGACGCAGATGGGCAATTACTTGAGTGATGCCTACACGGCCGTGCACACTCCGTACACCGGGCatcagcaccagcagcggcgcttgCCCATGAACCATGGTGACGTCCAGGGTGCCTACCACGCGAACGGCGACTTCTATCAGGAGTACAGCTACAGCGACCCGATGGAGCTGAACATGCACCCCATCTCGTCTTCGGCGTCGTCAGAGGCGGTTCACGAGTACGGCAAcactggcggcgctgagctGAGTGCCTACCGGGCTTGCGACAACCAGCGCGACGTAGCGCCACTCTGGCAGCGACGCATGGAGCGCCACATAGCGACAACAGTGTGTTcagccgccgtggcggcccTTGCCGGGGTGCCACATCTTTCACCGTGCGCCGCTTAcggtgcgccgctggcaTACGCGAGCGCTGAAGGCGCGCTCTCCATGGGTGCGGCCATGCAACCGGAAGTCTGTGAGACTACGTCGTCACCGCAGACGAAGTCTGCGGTGCCCTCGCCGTATGTGCTATACCCCCCGGCCGTGGTTGTGAATAGCGGTAGCCGGACCAAAACCCCGAGAAGCGGTGTGTCGGGGTCAGTGAGGTATCGCAACAACCCGTACAGCATGCGCCTCGTCCGCACCGTCGCGCTGGATTCATCACCGTGCGTGGACAGCTGA
- a CDS encoding putative RNA binding protein (previous protein_id=AAZ09596.1) → MVSFTCSYCQDVVKKPKVQSHANACGCATFTCVDCMQVFDLGTVKGHTSCVTEEEKYQGKWKEKLRSGNKAAKSAEAPRSGIERPPRAPMNDLSSSDDSSDGDWVTQSSGKNSGASNGHQKPSATAYRKHPRPGVCLSSSDDEGMGRSVATTPLVPAQKKAKTVCSASSTPSSTLPAAAPVLTEQSPANGKPGEKKGTASPAASVPHRRPKEVKGEGECKVTYPGKKDTPLLLPRSTMSRDCMVPTFLLGTSEEVADIVADVLRNSGVPSMRTKAVAKELVERYAKRIAKSVRHAVETAAESGALKIDSEGNVSVA, encoded by the coding sequence ATGGTGTCCTTTACGTGCAGCTACTGCCAGGATGTGGTGAAGAAGCCGAAGGTGCAGAGTCATGCAAACGCCTGCGGTTGCGCTACCTTCACCTGCGTCGATTGCATGCAGGTGTTCGACTTGGGCACCGTCAAGGGGCACACCTCCTGcgtgacggaggaggagaagtaCCAAGGAAAGTGGAAGGAAAAGCTGAGAAGCGGCAACAAGGCCGCCAAGTCAGCGGAAGCGCCACGCAGCGGTATCGAGCGCCCGCCGCGTGCGCCAATGAACGACCTCAGCTCTTCTGatgacagcagcgacggtgacTGGGTGACCCAGAGCAGCGGTAAGAATTCAGGTGCATCCAACGGACACCAAAAGCCAAGCGCGACTGCGTACCGCAAGCACCCGCGTCCTggcgtgtgcctctcctcttctgaTGACGAGGGGATGGGAAGGAGTGTCGCCACAACGCCGCTGGTACCTGCGCAAAAGAAGGCAAAAACGGTTTGCTCAGCCTCCTCGACGCCGTcatcgacgctgccggcggctgcgcctgTCCTGACAGAGCAGTCGCCTGCAAACGGGAAGCCTggagagaagaagggcaccgcatcgcctgccgcgtcggtgccgcACCGTCGGCCCAAGGAGGTgaagggcgagggagagTGCAAGGTGACATATCCTGGCAAGAAGGATACGCCACTGCTCCTGCCGCGTTCCACGATGTCGAGGGACTGCATGGTGCCCACCTTCCTGTTAGGCACCAGCGAAGAGGTGGCTGACATCGTGGCGGACGTCCTGCGCAACAGCGGTGTCCCTTCCATGCGCACCAAGGCTGTTGCGAAGGAGCTCGTGGAGCGGTACGCTAAGCGAATTGCTAAGTCGGTGCGCCACGCGGTGGAGACAGCGGCCGAATCGGGTGCCTTGAAGATCGACAGCGAGGGCAACGTGTCGGTTGCGTAG